The Callithrix jacchus isolate 240 chromosome X, calJac240_pri, whole genome shotgun sequence genome contains a region encoding:
- the LOC144581038 gene encoding DDB1- and CUL4-associated factor 8-like protein 2, with translation MSHQEGSADGLQDSGIETLFSSPGEQSGAAAAMEASSDIDTATLDMSMRMTGDGSDTSDGGFPKGSSTENRSADQESSSEDVELENMEDSERFLTPDVRLFYYNLLREDEVVEEEEDEEQAQMCPRCGGTDHEQCLLEDRALEEWTSSETSALPPPRWQAVTALRQRQLGSSTRFVYEACGARAFVQRFCLQYRLEGHTGCVNTVHFNQHGTRLASSGDDLRVRVWDWVRQKPVLDFDSGHISNVLQAKFLPNSADSTLAMCARDGQVRVAELMNASCFESTKCVAQHKGAAHKLALQPDSPYKFLTSGEDAVVFTIDLRQHQPASKIVITREKGKRVGLYTISVNPANTYQFAAAGQDQFVRIYDQRRIDKKENHGVLKKFTPHHLVNCDFPTSITCTVYSHDGTELLASYSDEDIYLFNSSHGDGAQYAKRFKGHRNNTTVKGVNFYGPSSEFVVSGSDCGHIFFWEKSSCQIIQLLKDDPEGTINCLEPHPYLPMLATSGLDHDVKIWTPTAEAATELTDLKDVMKKNKWERDQENLYHATLFVQYMLWFLRGQLSQRDHHQGWRARFPGEESDESSSTSHTSEEEGQD, from the coding sequence ATGTCGCACCAAGAGGGCAGCGCAGATGGCTTACAAGACTCAGGGATTGAAACCCTGTTCAGCAGCCCAGGGGAGCAGTCTGGAGCGGCAGCAGCCATGGAGGCCTCCTCAGACATTGATACAGCGACCTTAGATATGAGTATGAGAATGACTGGAGATGGCAGTGATACCAGTGATGGTGGTTTCCCAAAGGGTTCCAGCACAGAAAATCGAAGCGCTGACCAAGAAAGTTCAAGTGAAGACGTCGAACTTGAGAACATGGAGGACTCTGAGCGTTTCCTCACGCCTGATGTAAGACTATTCTATTACAATTTACTAAGAGAGGACGAGGTagtagaggaggaagaggatgaagaaCAGGCTCAGATGTGTCCACGATGCGGTGGTACCGACCATGAGCAGTGTCTGTTAGAGGATAGGGCGCTGGAGGAGTGGACTTCCTCAGAGACATCTGCCCTGCCGCCACCTCGCTGGCAGGCCGTTACTGCTCTTCGCCAACGGCAGCTGGGTTCAAGTACCCGCTTTGTCTATGAGGCCTGTGGGGCAAGAGCCTTTGTGCAGCGTTTCTGCCTGCAGTATCGTCTTGAAGGACATACGGGTTGTGTGAATACTGTACACTTTAACCAGCATGGCACCCGGCTGGCCAGTAGTGGTGATGACCTAAGGGTGAGAGTGTGGGACTGGGTGCGGCAGAAGCCAGTATTGGACTTTGACAGTGGTCACATTAGTAATGTCTTACAGGCCAAGTTCCTTCCTAACAGTGCTGACTCCACCCTGGCCATGTGTGCCCGCGATGGGCAGGTACGGGTAGCAGAACTAATGAATGCATCATGTTTCGAGAGTACTAAGTGTGTGGCCCAGCACAAGGGAGCTGCCCACAAGTTGGCTCTGCAGCCAGACTCTCCTTATAAGTTCCTCACTTCAGGTGAAGATGCGGTTGTCTTCACCATTGACCTCAGACAACACCAGCCAGCTTCAAAAATTGTGATaacaagagaaaaggggaagagagTGGGACTATATACAATTTCTGTGAATCCCGCTAATACCTACCAATTTGCAGCGGCTGGACAAGATCAGTTTGTCAGGATTTATGACCAGAGGAGAATtgacaagaaagaaaaccacGGTGTACTCAAGAAATTCACTCCTCATCACCTGGTTAATTGTGATTTCCCAACAAGCATCACCTGCACTGTGTACAGCCACGATGGCACGGAGCTCTTGGCCAGCTACAGTGATGAAGATATCTACCTCTTCAACTCCTCTCACGGTGATGGTGCTCAGTATGCAAAGAGATTTAAGGGACACAGAAATAATACCACAGTCAAAGGTGTTAATTTCTATGGCCCCAGTAGTGAGTTTGTTGTGAGCGGTAGTGATTGTGGGCACATCTTTTTCTGGGAAAAATCATCTTGCCAGATCATCCAGTTGTTGAAGGATGACCCAGAAGGTACAATAAACTGTCTTGAACCCCACCCTTACCTACCTATGTTGGCAACCAGCGGCctagatcatgatgtcaagatCTGGACACCCACAGCTGAAGCTGCCACTGAACTTACTGATTTAAAAGACGTGATGAAGAAGAACAAGTGGGAACGAGATCAAGAAAATTTGTACCATGCCACCTTGTTTGTCCAGTACATGCTTTGGTTCCTCAGGGGCCAGCTGTCACAGAGAGATCATCACCAGGGCTGGCGAGCCAGATTCCCAGGAGAAGAATCGGATGAGTCTTCCAGCACCTCACATACATCCGAGGAGGAAGGCCAAGACTGA